The Hymenobacter sp. GOD-10R genome includes a window with the following:
- a CDS encoding FG-GAP-like repeat-containing protein: MFLFTPRFYRRSTLSSEHTLPLRFLRVGLLLLFIGQVGATGTQAQLLVTGTTPPANAVAASRTTNVAATFNQPLGNTPAVQQAVKVFGQQTGGRKAGTVTVSGNTLTFDPTTDFKAGEQVLATFTTAVQGSTGGSLSKPQVFQFTAATAPSTGVFTGGASLDADARNGFIGDLNGDGSPDLIDYTYGPFAEGTIRLSNGDGTYGSPQSLSLSYFTRSLALGDVDEDGDLDLISAHNVRYSPNGLVSVHLNNGQGSFSGGSSLTVGSFPTSATLSDVNGDGHLDLLFISTIGSNALSIRFGNGNGTFRETGQDIPADETPIVPVDIDNDGDLDLFTGNQAYLNNGTGFFAGSQAINADAASAFGDLDGDGDLDLVTSGGTILRNNGAGTFTASGAGTLAGNNRLGDVDGDGDLDLVSGSGTTVRVRLNDGTSLFSGSQQVAVAGTGLLSLADVDEDGDLDILASNGYTVSLRLNGAANFAITGLSPARNAIAAPRTTDVAATFNQTLANTAATQGALKVYSAQAGGRKAGTATVSGNTLAFNPTTDFKPGETVFTTVTSAAQSSSGASLATGQVFQFRTATTPSSGTFAEGSNPTVDNGTPSLGAVTFGDVDGDGDLDLLTANTSNIFNMGSVGVRLNDGKGIFGPGQIVPIDRGTGTLATGDIDGDGDLDFVATNYTFTSFTGRIGALNVRVNNGNGSFSNTQQLSITDDGYESIRFGDVDSDGDLDLVGANFTGRVDVFLNDGGGTFSFGPRVAVGQFPKQVELTDVDGDGDLDVLTFTRNSISVRRNDGQGSFSGTQEVAVADYPRGFAVGDVNGDGSPDLLVSRYGLDSNEIGQVDVFANDGSGGFTLGQSVAVGASPQALKLGDVDGDGDLDFLVCNYYTGVSNNTVTVRLNNGNGVFSGNQQVPVTDYPGSLDLGDVDGDGDLDLATASSLLPQLIIRLNQNTAQGPLAVVSVAPARNTVAAPRATDVAVTFNQTLGNTATTQNALKVHSAQAGGLKAGGASVSGMTLTFNPNADFKPGETVFASVLASAQSSGGQSLAKGQVFQFTAATATAAATFSGTEVATGAGANTTALGDLDRDGDLDLLTANTNASSVWVRLNNGNGTFAGTQEVRVDDGPYAIALGDIDGDGDLDFVTANASRRTVSVRFNDGRGSFPGALEVPVGVSPHAVALGDIDADGDLDLLAANYTDGTDNNLNSTVSVRLNNGFGGFSGSQEVSIGTRPLSIALGDVDNDDDLDFATANSNTNKVSVRLNDGAGTFSGTQEVSVGYQPHGVALADVDKDGNLDILAAHLVDSGVSVRLNNGTGTFTGTQEVAVNGARSLATGDVNGDGNLDLLVGNVWGNTVAVRLNSGTGTFTGSQAVAVGTAVSAVSVGDLDGNGTLDFVTANANANTASVRLNAAAATAAPANQALAYSARRPQELSVYPNPAHDRVQLQLPLDLAAQSVQVSVRNSLGQVVLEKTLAPQAEAELSLANLPTGVYHVQVRSKQGLLSQRLVVE, translated from the coding sequence ATGTTCTTATTTACTCCGCGCTTTTATCGACGTAGCACATTATCATCGGAGCATACGCTTCCTCTGCGATTCCTTCGGGTAGGACTCCTGTTATTATTCATTGGGCAGGTTGGTGCTACGGGCACGCAGGCGCAGTTGCTGGTAACGGGCACGACGCCACCCGCCAACGCGGTAGCCGCGTCGCGCACCACTAACGTAGCGGCCACCTTCAACCAGCCGCTGGGCAACACTCCCGCCGTGCAGCAAGCCGTGAAGGTATTTGGCCAGCAGACAGGCGGCCGCAAAGCGGGCACCGTCACGGTGAGCGGCAACACACTCACGTTTGACCCCACCACCGATTTTAAAGCAGGCGAGCAGGTTTTGGCCACGTTCACGACTGCCGTGCAAGGCAGCACCGGCGGCAGTTTGTCCAAGCCACAGGTCTTTCAGTTTACCGCCGCCACCGCCCCGAGCACGGGTGTCTTTACCGGGGGTGCATCTCTGGATGCGGACGCGCGTAATGGCTTCATCGGAGATTTGAACGGAGATGGCAGCCCGGACCTGATTGACTACACCTACGGCCCCTTCGCCGAGGGGACGATTCGTCTGAGCAACGGCGACGGTACCTATGGCAGCCCGCAATCCCTTTCCCTCTCCTACTTCACGCGGAGTCTCGCGCTCGGCGACGTGGATGAGGATGGCGACCTAGATCTGATTAGCGCGCACAACGTCCGCTACAGCCCTAATGGGTTGGTATCCGTGCATCTGAACAACGGGCAAGGCTCTTTTTCCGGCGGGTCAAGTCTTACCGTTGGTTCTTTTCCCACCTCCGCCACCCTGAGCGATGTCAACGGCGACGGGCACTTAGATCTGCTCTTTATCAGCACCATCGGCTCTAATGCCCTCAGCATCCGTTTTGGCAACGGCAACGGCACCTTTAGGGAAACAGGACAGGATATCCCAGCCGACGAAACCCCCATTGTTCCGGTCGACATCGACAACGACGGCGACTTAGACCTGTTTACTGGCAACCAGGCCTACCTCAACAATGGCACGGGCTTCTTCGCGGGTTCGCAGGCAATTAATGCGGATGCCGCCTCCGCGTTTGGCGACCTGGATGGCGACGGCGACCTCGACCTAGTGACGTCGGGAGGTACCATCTTGCGCAACAACGGCGCGGGCACGTTTACGGCTAGCGGCGCGGGCACACTCGCCGGCAACAACCGCCTCGGCGACGTAGATGGGGACGGTGACCTGGATCTGGTATCGGGCAGCGGCACTACCGTGCGCGTGCGCCTGAACGATGGTACTAGCCTCTTCAGCGGCAGCCAGCAAGTAGCGGTAGCCGGCACGGGCCTCCTATCCCTGGCTGACGTGGATGAGGATGGCGACCTGGATATCTTGGCGAGTAATGGCTACACGGTGAGCCTACGGCTGAACGGAGCCGCCAACTTTGCTATCACAGGCCTTTCCCCGGCACGCAACGCAATAGCCGCCCCGCGCACGACGGACGTGGCCGCCACCTTCAACCAGACCCTAGCTAACACCGCCGCCACGCAAGGCGCCCTGAAAGTGTACAGCGCCCAAGCTGGCGGCCGCAAGGCGGGCACGGCCACGGTGAGCGGCAACACGCTCGCCTTCAACCCCACCACCGACTTCAAGCCCGGCGAAACGGTATTCACAACCGTAACCTCGGCCGCGCAAAGCAGCAGCGGCGCTAGTCTGGCAACCGGGCAGGTATTCCAATTCCGGACCGCTACCACCCCTAGTTCTGGTACGTTTGCCGAAGGCTCTAACCCGACCGTAGACAATGGTACTCCGTCGCTCGGGGCTGTTACGTTCGGCGACGTGGACGGTGACGGCGACCTTGACCTCCTCACGGCGAACACAAGTAACATATTCAATATGGGTTCCGTGGGCGTGCGCCTGAACGATGGCAAAGGAATATTTGGTCCAGGCCAAATAGTGCCGATTGATAGAGGAACTGGTACGTTGGCAACCGGCGACATTGACGGCGACGGCGACCTGGACTTTGTTGCTACAAACTACACGTTTACGAGTTTTACTGGCCGCATCGGTGCTTTGAACGTACGCGTAAACAACGGCAACGGCAGCTTCAGCAACACGCAACAACTATCGATAACGGATGACGGATACGAAAGCATTCGATTCGGCGACGTGGATAGTGATGGAGATCTTGACTTAGTGGGGGCCAATTTTACCGGAAGAGTAGACGTATTCCTAAATGATGGTGGAGGCACATTCAGCTTCGGCCCGCGTGTCGCCGTTGGTCAGTTTCCCAAACAAGTAGAGTTGACTGACGTAGACGGTGACGGCGACTTGGACGTACTCACGTTTACCCGGAATAGTATTAGCGTGCGCCGCAATGATGGCCAGGGGTCCTTCAGTGGCACGCAAGAAGTAGCCGTGGCTGATTACCCCCGAGGCTTCGCAGTAGGCGACGTAAATGGTGACGGTTCCCCGGACTTGCTCGTGTCCCGGTACGGACTCGACAGTAACGAAATCGGCCAGGTAGATGTGTTTGCCAACGACGGCAGCGGCGGCTTCACCTTGGGTCAGAGCGTGGCTGTTGGGGCAAGTCCGCAAGCGCTAAAGCTCGGTGACGTCGATGGAGATGGCGACCTAGATTTTCTGGTTTGCAATTATTACACAGGCGTATCTAATAACACCGTAACTGTGCGGCTGAACAACGGCAACGGTGTTTTTAGCGGTAACCAGCAAGTCCCCGTGACGGATTACCCCGGCAGTCTGGACCTAGGAGACGTAGATGGGGATGGTGACCTAGACCTAGCTACCGCTAGTTCTTTGCTCCCTCAACTCATCATCCGCCTCAACCAGAACACGGCGCAAGGCCCACTCGCTGTTGTGAGCGTTGCACCGGCTCGCAACACTGTAGCAGCCCCGCGCGCAACGGATGTGGCGGTGACCTTCAACCAAACGCTGGGCAATACCGCTACCACGCAAAATGCTTTAAAAGTACATAGCGCCCAGGCTGGCGGCTTGAAAGCGGGCGGTGCTAGCGTGAGCGGTATGACGCTTACCTTTAACCCAAACGCTGACTTCAAGCCCGGCGAAACGGTGTTTGCCTCGGTGCTCGCCTCAGCCCAGAGCAGCGGCGGCCAGAGCTTAGCGAAAGGCCAAGTGTTTCAGTTCACGGCCGCAACGGCTACTGCGGCAGCTACCTTCAGCGGTACAGAAGTAGCAACGGGAGCAGGCGCCAACACCACAGCCCTCGGTGACCTCGATAGGGACGGCGACCTAGATCTGCTCACGGCTAATACGAATGCTAGCTCCGTGTGGGTGCGCCTGAACAACGGCAATGGCACTTTCGCGGGCACGCAGGAAGTGCGCGTGGATGATGGTCCTTACGCCATAGCCTTAGGCGACATAGACGGTGATGGAGACCTAGATTTCGTGACAGCCAATGCGAGCCGCCGCACCGTCTCGGTACGCTTCAACGATGGCCGCGGCAGCTTCCCGGGCGCCCTTGAAGTACCCGTGGGTGTGAGCCCGCACGCCGTGGCCCTAGGTGATATTGACGCCGATGGCGACCTAGACCTATTGGCCGCTAACTACACCGACGGCACCGATAACAACCTGAACAGCACCGTGTCGGTGCGCCTCAACAACGGCTTTGGCGGCTTCAGTGGCTCGCAGGAAGTGAGCATCGGCACACGTCCCTTGAGCATTGCCCTCGGCGACGTGGATAACGATGACGACCTCGACTTCGCAACGGCTAACTCAAACACCAACAAGGTAAGCGTGCGCCTCAACGACGGCGCGGGCACTTTCTCCGGCACCCAGGAAGTGAGCGTTGGCTACCAGCCGCACGGTGTAGCCCTAGCTGACGTGGACAAAGATGGCAACCTAGATATTCTAGCGGCCCACTTAGTCGACAGCGGTGTGAGCGTGCGCCTGAACAATGGCACCGGCACCTTCACCGGCACCCAGGAAGTAGCCGTGAATGGTGCCCGCAGCCTAGCAACGGGTGACGTAAACGGCGACGGCAACCTCGATCTGCTGGTTGGCAATGTGTGGGGCAACACGGTTGCAGTGCGCCTCAACAGCGGCACTGGCACCTTCACTGGCAGCCAAGCGGTAGCGGTCGGCACGGCTGTGTCAGCGGTGAGCGTAGGCGACCTAGATGGCAACGGCACCCTGGACTTCGTGACAGCGAATGCCAATGCGAATACGGCGAGCGTCCGCCTGAATGCGGCTGCCGCTACGGCGGCGCCAGCCAATCAAGCGCTGGCATACTCGGCGCGCCGGCCGCAGGAGTTGAGCGTGTACCCCAACCCTGCCCACGACCGCGTGCAACTCCAACTTCCGCTTGACTTAGCCGCCCAGTCGGTACAGGTGAGCGTCCGTAACTCCTTGGGTCAAGTTGTGTTGGAGAAGACCCTAGCTCCGCAAGCGGAGGCTGAGCTTTCCCTGGCAAACTTACCCACAGGCGTCTACCACGTGCAGGTTCGCTCCAAACAAGGCTTGTTGAGCCAACGCTTAGTAGTGGAATAA
- a CDS encoding PKD domain-containing protein has product MKQKLLLILFFLGLVSRQQLLAQAPPTGFSTTTISSNWNEAVGLTFNKAGTHMFVWERPGKVWTEVNGQRTLVLDISEEVGAWRDLGLLGFALHPQFDTNGYIYLLYTVDRHHLLNYGTARYNPTYDEYYNATINRITRYTATKTATGYTVNPASRKVLLGATKETGVPVLHMSHGPGSLVFGTDGSLFVSVGDGASYESADVGSANESYYQQALADGIIPAEQNVGALRSQQIDSYNGKILRIDPETGNGLATNPFYQASAPNAARSKVWALGLRNPFRITLKPGSGSATDPGVLYIGDVGYDTWEEVNIVVRPGMNFGWPLFEGLTKQDSYWAKKTANPYAPTGATGCAQPYFYFQDLLQQETPTGTASFTNPCGGAVPAGVTTFVHSRPAIDWLHQATGPSRTGIFTGGTASEINIGAPGSPVAGPQFGGNSGMVGTFYPHTDFPLEYQNNCFFGDYASSWIRTLSTDNENKPVAVHNFIDQGAVVVGMATHPTENGLYYVNFWPGEIRKVVYNAPAGVVPVAVASADKTYGPGPLTVQFTGSNSRDPEGQQLTYLWDFGDGTTSTLTNPTHTFPTGAPTNYTVTLTVRDNASSGQTTLVISANNTPPQVTITSPAPGTKYPLTSQTIYDLRANVTDQEHGAAQLSYQWQTVLHHDNHEHPEPVVTSPEAKATISPLGCGSEPYYYRILLTVTDALGLATMQEIQLYPDCTSTPANQMPVANAGAAQTITLPTDYATLTGTANDPDGTIATYSWRQVSGPTDASFSDSTAAQTTVSGLATGSYVFSLIATDNLGMASHPAEVTVTVNQGNGLREPENPANAVGGLAYEYYEGYWNALPAFGTLTATKTGTVTAPTLAPALRDNGYAFRYTGYITVPTDGQYTFYTTSDDGSKLYIGSTQVVDNDGLHGDQEINGTIGLKAGTHALTVTFFENDGGQNLLVSYAGPGLAKQLIPAAAYKRVSNTTAPANQAPVANAGAATNITLPTNSVILNGSGTDEDGTIAAYAWTQVSGPSTATFSNAAVAQPTITNLVAGSYVFGLTVTDNQGAISTPAQVTVTVNAAPTAGLRTPENPANAVAGLDYQYYEGFWDALPAFNTLSPLKTGTTTTPVLTVAARDYGYALQYTGYITVPTDGQYTFYTSSDDGSKLYIGSTQVVDNDGGHDFREQTGTIGLKAGTHAFTVSFFQNGGGQNLLVSYAGPGLAKQQIPATAYKRVSNTTVPVNQAPVANAGANQSITLPTSSTTLIGSGTDADGTVASYLWTQVSGPSTATFSSKTIAQPVLSGLVAGSYVFSLVVTDNLGAVSQAAQVTVAVNAASSLRTPENPTNTVAGLDYKYYEGFWKAVPDFTTLTPTKTGNATAFELTAQQRDYGFSFQFTGYVTVPADGVYAFYTNSDDGSLLYIGNTLVVNNDGAHDSREVNGSIGLKAGTHAFTVAYLQDAGGQNLQVSFAGPSLAKQFIPASALKRLSGTANQAPVANAGAAQTITLPTATATLNGSGTDADGTVASYLWTQVSGPNTATFSSKTTAAPTISGLVAGSYVFSLVVTDNLGLASAAAQVTITVNAAPSSNQAPVANAGPARILTLPANSTTLAGSGTDADGTVASYLWSQTSGPNTATFNSKTVAQPAVSGLVAGTYVFSLVVTDNLGLASAAASVTVTVNAASGLRVPENPANALAGLDYNYYEGYWNALPTFSTLTATKIGTVTTPSLTPALRDNGYAFQYTGYVTVPTDGQYTFYTTSDDGSKLYIGSQLVVDNDGLHGDQEKSGTIGLQAGTHALTITFFENDGGQNLLVSYAGPSLAKQLIPASAYKRVPTTTNQAPVANAGANRSITLPTNSLVLSGSATDADGPIAAYLWSQVSGPNTATFSSKAVAQPTVSGLVAGSYVFGLVATDNLGATSAMSQVTVTVNTASTLRVPENPANTVAGLDYKYYEGYWDALPNFASLTPLQSGTSTTATLAVAPRNYGYALYYTGYVTVPTDGLYTFYTSSDDGSQLFIGSTMIVNNDGSHDTREQSGTIGLKAGTHAFTVTYFQNGGGQVFTASYQGPNIAKQTIPATALRRVTGAAAVATTSGAVLAQKASVSDRATRNVLEVYPNPLTESGTVHFHTQQGGKAQVYLYNELGSLVSTLYNAEVVSGQEYYLPLPIADLANGMYVCRLISNGKVENLRITVIR; this is encoded by the coding sequence ATGAAGCAGAAACTTTTACTCATCCTATTTTTTCTTGGATTAGTCAGCAGGCAACAGTTGCTCGCTCAAGCACCGCCCACTGGCTTCTCTACTACCACTATCTCATCAAACTGGAACGAGGCAGTGGGGCTTACTTTTAATAAGGCGGGCACCCACATGTTTGTCTGGGAAAGACCTGGCAAGGTGTGGACGGAAGTAAACGGCCAGCGGACCTTAGTGCTCGACATCAGCGAGGAGGTAGGTGCCTGGCGCGACCTAGGTCTGCTGGGCTTTGCCTTACACCCGCAGTTTGACACCAACGGGTATATCTACTTGCTGTACACCGTCGACCGGCACCACCTGCTGAACTACGGCACGGCGCGCTACAATCCAACGTACGACGAGTACTACAACGCCACCATCAACCGCATAACGCGCTACACCGCCACTAAAACGGCGACTGGCTACACCGTAAACCCGGCTAGCCGCAAGGTGCTGCTCGGCGCTACGAAGGAAACGGGAGTGCCAGTGCTGCACATGAGTCACGGCCCCGGCAGCCTGGTGTTTGGCACCGATGGCAGCCTGTTTGTATCTGTGGGTGATGGCGCCAGCTACGAAAGCGCCGACGTAGGCAGCGCTAACGAATCATACTACCAGCAGGCCCTCGCCGACGGCATCATTCCGGCAGAGCAGAACGTGGGCGCACTGCGGTCCCAACAGATCGACAGCTACAACGGCAAGATCCTTCGGATAGATCCTGAAACCGGCAACGGACTCGCTACCAACCCTTTCTACCAAGCCAGCGCCCCTAACGCGGCACGCTCGAAGGTGTGGGCCCTCGGTTTGCGCAATCCGTTCCGTATCACGTTGAAGCCGGGTTCGGGCAGTGCCACCGACCCTGGGGTGTTGTACATCGGCGATGTGGGCTATGATACGTGGGAGGAAGTGAACATCGTCGTGCGTCCCGGCATGAACTTCGGCTGGCCTTTGTTCGAAGGCTTGACCAAGCAAGATTCTTATTGGGCTAAGAAAACAGCTAACCCGTATGCACCCACCGGCGCGACGGGCTGCGCGCAGCCTTACTTCTACTTTCAAGACCTCCTTCAGCAGGAAACGCCTACGGGCACCGCTTCCTTCACCAACCCGTGCGGCGGGGCCGTACCGGCTGGCGTTACCACGTTCGTGCACAGTCGGCCCGCTATCGATTGGCTGCACCAAGCTACTGGCCCATCGCGCACGGGCATCTTCACAGGTGGTACGGCCAGCGAAATCAACATTGGAGCACCGGGTTCTCCGGTGGCGGGGCCGCAGTTTGGCGGTAACTCGGGCATGGTCGGGACGTTTTACCCGCACACGGATTTTCCGCTGGAGTACCAGAATAATTGCTTTTTCGGCGACTACGCTAGCAGCTGGATTCGCACCCTGAGCACTGATAATGAAAACAAGCCCGTTGCCGTTCACAACTTCATCGACCAGGGGGCTGTTGTGGTAGGCATGGCCACGCACCCCACGGAAAACGGGTTGTACTACGTCAACTTTTGGCCGGGCGAAATCCGCAAAGTGGTGTACAACGCGCCGGCGGGCGTGGTGCCAGTGGCCGTCGCCTCGGCTGACAAGACGTATGGTCCTGGGCCGCTAACGGTGCAGTTTACCGGCAGCAACTCGCGCGACCCCGAAGGCCAGCAGCTTACCTATTTGTGGGATTTCGGTGATGGCACTACCAGCACCCTAACGAATCCTACGCATACTTTCCCAACGGGTGCTCCCACCAACTATACCGTCACGCTAACGGTGCGGGACAATGCTAGCAGCGGGCAAACAACACTGGTGATTTCGGCGAACAACACGCCCCCGCAAGTCACCATCACTAGCCCGGCACCCGGCACCAAGTATCCCCTGACGAGCCAGACGATCTACGACTTACGGGCCAACGTAACGGACCAGGAGCACGGCGCTGCGCAACTCTCCTATCAGTGGCAAACCGTGTTGCACCACGATAACCACGAACACCCGGAGCCCGTGGTGACATCGCCAGAAGCGAAGGCCACTATTTCGCCCCTGGGTTGCGGTTCCGAACCGTACTATTACCGCATCCTGCTAACCGTGACGGACGCCCTAGGCCTAGCGACCATGCAGGAAATACAGCTGTACCCCGATTGCACGTCGACGCCGGCTAACCAAATGCCTGTTGCCAATGCAGGCGCCGCTCAAACCATCACGTTGCCCACCGATTATGCGACGCTGACTGGCACCGCCAACGATCCGGATGGCACCATCGCCACTTACTCGTGGCGCCAGGTGAGCGGTCCCACGGATGCTAGCTTCAGCGACTCCACCGCTGCCCAAACGACCGTGAGCGGCTTGGCCACTGGCAGCTACGTATTCAGCCTCATAGCCACCGACAACCTAGGTATGGCCAGCCACCCGGCTGAGGTAACGGTGACGGTGAACCAAGGCAACGGCCTGCGCGAACCCGAAAACCCGGCCAACGCCGTGGGGGGCCTAGCTTACGAGTATTACGAAGGCTACTGGAATGCCCTTCCCGCTTTCGGCACGCTCACAGCCACCAAGACGGGCACTGTAACCGCGCCTACCTTGGCACCGGCGCTCCGCGACAACGGCTACGCCTTCCGGTACACCGGCTACATCACCGTGCCCACCGATGGGCAGTATACCTTCTATACCACTTCCGACGACGGATCTAAGCTCTACATCGGCTCCACGCAGGTGGTTGATAACGATGGCTTGCACGGCGACCAAGAAATAAACGGCACGATTGGGCTGAAGGCGGGTACGCACGCTCTTACCGTCACGTTCTTCGAGAATGATGGCGGGCAAAACCTACTAGTGAGCTACGCTGGACCGGGCTTGGCTAAGCAGCTCATTCCGGCCGCCGCTTACAAGCGCGTATCGAACACCACCGCGCCGGCCAACCAAGCCCCCGTGGCCAATGCCGGCGCCGCCACCAACATCACGCTGCCCACCAACTCCGTCATTTTGAACGGCAGCGGCACGGATGAGGACGGCACCATTGCCGCCTACGCCTGGACGCAAGTGAGCGGACCTAGCACGGCTACCTTCAGCAATGCCGCCGTGGCGCAGCCAACTATCACTAATCTAGTGGCCGGCAGCTACGTCTTTGGGCTAACTGTAACCGACAACCAGGGCGCCATCAGCACGCCGGCGCAGGTGACAGTGACGGTGAATGCCGCCCCCACAGCAGGGCTACGCACCCCCGAAAACCCTGCTAACGCCGTAGCAGGCCTCGACTACCAGTACTACGAAGGCTTCTGGGATGCATTGCCAGCCTTCAATACCCTATCGCCGCTGAAAACCGGCACCACCACGACCCCCGTGCTGACGGTGGCAGCGCGCGACTACGGCTACGCCCTGCAATACACTGGCTATATCACGGTGCCAACGGATGGGCAGTACACCTTCTACACCAGCTCCGATGATGGCTCCAAGCTCTACATCGGCTCCACGCAGGTGGTTGATAACGACGGTGGACACGACTTCCGGGAGCAGACTGGCACCATCGGTCTGAAAGCCGGTACGCATGCTTTCACCGTAAGCTTCTTCCAGAATGGCGGCGGCCAGAACCTCCTGGTGAGCTACGCCGGACCTGGCTTAGCGAAACAACAGATTCCGGCTACTGCCTACAAACGTGTATCGAACACCACCGTGCCGGTCAACCAAGCCCCCGTGGCGAATGCGGGCGCCAACCAGAGCATCACGTTGCCGACCAGCAGCACTACGCTCATCGGCAGTGGCACCGACGCCGATGGCACCGTGGCGAGCTACTTATGGACACAAGTGAGCGGACCTAGCACGGCTACGTTCAGCAGCAAGACCATCGCCCAACCTGTGCTCAGCGGCTTGGTTGCCGGCAGCTATGTGTTTAGCCTGGTAGTGACGGATAACCTAGGAGCTGTGAGCCAGGCAGCGCAAGTAACGGTGGCCGTAAATGCGGCCTCTAGCCTGCGCACACCGGAAAACCCCACGAACACTGTGGCAGGCCTCGACTACAAGTATTACGAAGGCTTCTGGAAAGCCGTCCCGGATTTCACGACCCTTACGCCCACCAAAACGGGCAACGCCACGGCCTTCGAGCTCACGGCGCAGCAGCGTGACTACGGCTTCTCGTTCCAATTCACGGGCTACGTGACCGTGCCCGCGGATGGGGTCTACGCCTTCTATACCAACTCCGACGACGGCTCCTTGCTGTACATTGGCAATACATTGGTAGTCAACAACGACGGCGCCCACGACAGCCGGGAAGTCAACGGCAGCATCGGCCTGAAAGCCGGTACGCACGCCTTCACCGTGGCCTACTTGCAAGATGCCGGCGGGCAAAACCTCCAAGTGAGCTTCGCCGGACCTAGCTTGGCCAAGCAGTTCATTCCCGCATCAGCCCTGAAGCGCCTCTCGGGAACTGCCAACCAAGCCCCGGTGGCTAACGCAGGCGCTGCCCAAACCATCACGCTACCAACGGCTACCGCAACCCTAAACGGCAGCGGCACGGACGCCGATGGCACGGTAGCTAGCTACTTGTGGACGCAAGTGAGCGGCCCCAACACCGCAACGTTCAGCAGCAAGACCACGGCTGCTCCTACCATTAGTGGACTAGTGGCTGGCTCGTATGTGTTCAGCCTAGTTGTCACCGACAACCTAGGTCTGGCCAGCGCCGCCGCGCAAGTAACCATTACGGTGAACGCAGCCCCTAGCAGCAATCAGGCGCCAGTGGCAAACGCTGGCCCCGCCCGTATCCTGACCTTACCGGCCAACTCGACGACGCTGGCGGGCAGCGGCACCGACGCGGATGGCACCGTGGCGAGCTACCTCTGGAGCCAGACGAGCGGCCCGAATACGGCGACGTTCAACAGCAAAACCGTGGCTCAGCCTGCCGTTAGCGGCTTGGTAGCGGGCACCTACGTGTTCAGCCTCGTGGTGACGGATAACCTAGGTCTGGCCAGCGCGGCCGCCTCTGTAACAGTGACGGTGAATGCCGCTTCCGGCCTGCGCGTGCCGGAGAACCCAGCTAACGCCTTGGCTGGCTTGGACTACAACTACTACGAAGGCTATTGGAACGCGCTGCCCACCTTTAGCACGCTCACCGCTACCAAGATTGGCACCGTGACGACGCCCTCGCTCACGCCGGCATTGCGCGACAACGGCTACGCCTTCCAGTACACCGGCTACGTGACGGTACCCACCGATGGGCAGTACACCTTCTACACCACCTCCGACGACGGCTCTAAGCTCTACATCGGCTCCCAGCTGGTAGTCGACAACGACGGCTTGCACGGCGACCAAGAGAAGTCGGGCACCATCGGCTTGCAAGCCGGTACGCACGCGCTGACCATCACGTTCTTCGAGAATGATGGCGGCCAGAACCTGCTAGTAAGTTACGCCGGACCTAGCTTGGCCAAGCAGCTCATCCCGGCTTCCGCTTACAAGCGCGTGCCCACGACGACCAACCAAGCGCCAGTGGCCAATGCGGGCGCCAACCGGAGCATCACGCTGCCCACGAACTCACTGGTTCTTAGCGGTAGCGCCACGGATGCCGACGGCCCGATTGCCGCCTACCTATGGAGCCAAGTAAGCGGCCCAAATACGGCAACCTTCAGCAGCAAAGCAGTAGCTCAACCCACCGTCAGCGGCTTGGTAGCCGGCAGCTACGTGTTCGGCCTGGTAGCCACTGACAACCTAGGAGCGACCAGCGCTATGAGTCAGGTTACCGTGACGGTGAATACGGCTTCCACCCTGCGTGTACCCGAAAACCCGGCCAATACAGTTGCTGGCCTCGACTACAAGTATTACGAAGGCTATTGGGATGCTTTGCCAAACTTCGCTAGCCTAACGCCGCTGCAGAGTGGCACCTCCACCACGGCCACCTTGGCAGTAGCCCCCCGGAACTACGGCTACGCGCTGTACTACACGGGCTACGTGACGGTGCCCACCGATGGGCTATACACCTTCTACACCAGTTCCGACGATGGCTCCCAGCTTTTCATCGGCTCCACCATGATTGTCAACAACGACGGCTCGCACGACACCCGCGAGCAATCGGGCACCATTGGGCTGAAGGCGGGTACGCACGCTTTCACGGTGACGTACTTCCAGAACGGCGGCGGGCAGGTGTTTACGGCCAGCTACCAAGGACCCAATATTGCCAAGCAAACCATTCCGGCAACGGCCTTACGGCGCGTAACCGGTGCGGCTGCCGTGGCTACCACGTCTGGGGCGGTACTGGCGCAAAAAGCTTCGGTTTCTGACCGTGCTACGCGCAATGTGCTGGAAGTATACCCCAACCCGCTGACGGAAAGCGGCACGGTGCACTTCCACACGCAGCAGGGCGGCAAAGCCCAGGTGTACTTGTACAATGAGCTAGGCTCGCTGGTCTCAACCCTTTACAATGCCGAGGTGGTGAGCGGGCAGGAATACTACTTGCCGCTACCCATAGCCGATCTGGCCAACGGCATGTACGTCTGCCGCTTGATCAGCAATGGCAAGGTGGAAAACCTGCGTATCACGGTTATCCGGTAA